The DNA sequence CCGCGTCGCAGTGTGCGAGCAGCCGCTGCGCCGTCGGGTACATGACCTGCTCGGCGAGCGGGTCGTTCGGGCCGGACGCGCCGGCGCTTTCCAGGACCGGCAGGGCGACCCATTCGCCGATCATCGGGACGTGCCCGGCCTGGAAGATCGGCCAGGCCGCGGTCTCCAGGCGCTTCAGGTTGCGCGCCATCAGCTCCGGGTCGCCGTCGGTGCCGGAGGCGTAGGGGCCCGCTATCAGGATCAGCAGTGGTTTCGTCATGCCGTGTAGGATACGGTAAGAACGTGCAGCATCATGAAAGAGTCGGAACGGACTCGGGACAGACTCGGAAGGAATCGGCATGCTGGCCGCCTCGCGCAAGGACCTGCTGCTGGAACGCCTGCGCCGTGACGGACGCGTCGTGGCCAAGGACATCGCCGCCGAACTCGGCATCTCCCCGGACAGCGTGCGCCGCGACCTGCGGGAACTCGACGCCGCCG is a window from the Catenulispora sp. EB89 genome containing:
- a CDS encoding DUF4406 domain-containing protein → MTKPLLILIAGPYASGTDGDPELMARNLKRLETAAWPIFQAGHVPMIGEWVALPVLESAGASGPNDPLAEQVMYPTAQRLLAHCDAVLRLPGESRGADQDVAIARERGIPVYTSLEEIPHADAPQP